One genomic window of Polyangium aurulentum includes the following:
- a CDS encoding GNAT family N-acetyltransferase: MPYQDEQQRILDAHAGIVAEGLLAPVSDARSEARLWLDCELASFVENRFFEVLDPRRFDAATRAHWKPRALCDGEYLADPHRLDKYQRAYWIIENGERAGTIALDLGLMGTGFVTVASLYLFPTHRGRGIASRVLRRARDAVCAHGSRGLRVPTWWSWQHPVRFYLKLGMWVSNWKHSLVFRYVKELPEHRIDADEREARFSILRDGVAEPLILAARDGERLQWTELPAFQEHRRGRTGFVHEATATFALGLAVRGFPLIRSDAAWDNRHYHADGGEVEGLAYKIEIFEAIDRRYGFELRTPRIPGIQYRDYDDID; this comes from the coding sequence ATGCCATACCAAGACGAACAGCAACGCATCCTCGACGCCCACGCTGGAATCGTTGCGGAAGGACTGCTCGCGCCCGTCTCCGATGCCCGCAGCGAGGCGCGTCTGTGGCTCGATTGCGAGCTCGCTTCGTTCGTCGAGAATCGTTTTTTCGAGGTGCTCGACCCGCGCAGGTTCGACGCTGCCACGCGCGCCCACTGGAAGCCTCGCGCGCTCTGCGACGGGGAGTATCTCGCGGACCCGCATCGGCTCGACAAGTATCAGCGCGCCTACTGGATCATCGAAAACGGAGAGCGCGCGGGCACCATTGCGCTCGACCTCGGGCTCATGGGAACCGGGTTCGTCACGGTGGCGAGCCTTTATCTTTTTCCCACGCACCGCGGCCGCGGCATTGCCTCGCGCGTGCTCCGCCGCGCCCGGGACGCCGTTTGCGCGCACGGCTCGCGGGGCCTGCGCGTCCCGACGTGGTGGAGCTGGCAGCATCCGGTCAGGTTCTATCTGAAGCTCGGGATGTGGGTCTCGAACTGGAAGCACTCGCTCGTCTTTCGTTACGTCAAAGAGCTCCCCGAGCACCGCATCGACGCGGACGAGCGCGAGGCGCGCTTCAGCATTCTTCGCGACGGCGTCGCCGAGCCGCTGATCCTCGCAGCCCGCGACGGCGAGCGCCTGCAATGGACCGAGCTGCCCGCATTCCAGGAGCACCGCCGCGGGCGCACGGGCTTCGTCCACGAGGCCACCGCGACCTTCGCCCTCGGCCTCGCCGTCCGCGGATTTCCGCTCATTCGCTCCGACGCGGCCTGGGACAATCGGCACTATCACGCCGATGGCGGAGAGGTCGAGGGCCTGGCGTACAAGATCGAGATCTTCGAGGCCATCGATCGCCGCTATGGCTTCGAGCTGAGAACCCCGCGCATCCCGGGGATCCAGTATCGAGATTACGACGATATCGATTGA